The DNA sequence ACACTCCATCTTCTTTAGTTGTTCATCATAACCTGGAAGCACaaatattcagttcagttcagttcagtacCCTTAGCCAACTGGTGGTGGAGGGTGGATGTGTTTGTTCCTTTCTTACCTGGTCGATCCAGCTGTTGAAAGCAGAGACCCTGGTGAAGACGGTGGGCTTCTTCTCGTAGTTGCAACCAAGACCAGAGACGAAGCTGGCAATGCCATGAACCTCCCAGGCACCATCGGCGTTCTTGCAGTTCAGAGGGCCGCCGGAATCACCCTGGAACACAGAAAGTAAGGAGGAGGGCCTATGTTTTATTCTCTTGGTGGAGTTACTGGTTTACTGGCAAGAAAGCCTCAACCATGAGAATCAAAATCATTGTTTCACCACGTATCATGTGGTCacaagacactttttttttctccatttttcctGGTAGCTAGGCAGCATGAGCGTGATGAAAAAGAATCCTTCCCTTTGATTCTGTAGATGTGTGTATTCCAACACACTCACTGCATTCAGATTCCAGTTTTTCTTCACATGCATAATCGAGTACAGAAGCCACAGCAGGTTGTtaaagttttacagtttaagtATGATCAATTAGAATGAAATAGCTGCGAACACAAATAACtacattttcctctttctttttgcacGCTCACACAAAGAAGTTATGAACTTACATTGCATCCAGCCACAATTCCGTCCCCACCGGCGCACACCATGGTGGTCCTGACAGCGATACCCCACCAGTCAGGCTGGGAGCAGGTGGCATAGTCAGCCACAGGCATCAAAGCCTGCTGCAGCTTATCAGCTATGGGGCCTCCGGctaaaacacacaggcagagtcCATTACCATCATCCACGTACACTAGCCGTCTGTCAAATCTGGTTTACAGCATTTCCCCTGAGAGCCAAATTCACAGCCCGACCCAAATTTTCAATTTGGGAGTAATCCTTGCCCGAAAAAGTTTCAACTAAAATCTCAAGCATTTGATTTTCAGCCCAATTTCGGAGGCTTCCCTGGGTAacccaaatcacacacactcactcacagctGGATTTAAATCCAACTGTTGTGCTTGCACCATCACATGAAGACATTTCACAGGTTCTAAGCTGGAAAGAAACACATTGCAGTCGACTTACTGTACAGCCTGCCCCATCCAGTGATGTAGCAGGGGTAGAGGTTGGACAGCACAGTTTCAGCAGGAGGGATACATCCCAACTGCACATGGTCAGTCAAAGGCACAGACTCAGACAGCTTGATCAGGGCAATGTCATTACTgcaagaaagacaaaagagagtGAGACTTAGGGAGGTGGTTGCTCTGGTGAggaatttaaaatgttcttccaGAGATAGAAAAGATAATGAGAACAAGTGCAATCTGCACTTTTGCAGTCTTTCCTTTTGTTCTCATGTCTACAGATGCAAATAAATCATCTCAGTGGCTGATCTAATCCCACTTATTTGTCCTGCTGCATATTCCAGCGTGGACAGTAGTGGACAGAGTGGGATGCGTCTGAAAGGTGAGGAAAATTGTGTCCAAGTTCTTGACCGATCTGAATACAAAAGGTTTGAGCTTGAGCCTCAGTACACTTCTTCAAGGCAGAGCATATTTTGATGTACTATATGTCTCAGGCTGCTTTTTATACTGTATGATGGTGCTTCTCTTACCCAAAGGCCACAAAGATGGGGTTCCATTTCTCATGGACGACAATCTTCTCAGGCACGATGGCCTTGGAGCCAGCCTCTTCCTCGACCAGGTTGTGTTTGCCCACAAACACCCTGTAGTTGAACTTGGTGCTGGGGGAGAGAGCAGACTGTTGAGGCCAACCCAAACAGAAGATTTAGTTTGCAGTTCAACGATTTCTTAAGCTCAAACTGATGATTAAAAGTGGCGGCAAGATGAGGATTTGACCCGGGCAGCGGCCCAGGTGACCTtgagcatattttttttcttatcagtgTGACATTTGGGTTGGAAACCTTTGGACCTAATGTCTTGCCAGTCCTCATTTTCTATGAGGGGTAAGCAGGGTTTAGGGTCTAGAATTAGACAAGTAGTCTGGTGCCGAGTAAGTACAGTACATTTAACTGGaggtctgtgtgtatgtgacttGTAGATGTTGGaatctgtggttgtgtttttgtccttgtgtgtttATGCTCGTACTTGATGCAGTGAGCAGCAGTCATGACCCAGTTGGCAGCAATCAGAGATCCCCCACAAGTGTGCCTCCACTCACTGTCCCTCTCATACTGCAGAGAGATCTGGAGACAAGAAAAAGGACAACATAACAGAAACAATGCGAAGCAGGTCGTGGATGCGTAAGATCGCAGTTTGCTGCTGATTCAGTTCAAAGGCAACCATTTAATTACAGAATCTTCAATAGCCACTGGGTCTTGAATCTAACAAGCAGATGCCAAATCCGTAAGGTTTgccagtaaaagtaaaaacactgacagatgtgtACATATTAGCATACCTGCCAGGGCCAGCTGTGGGGCTTGGCATCTACTCCATTGACCACACGGGTAGTCAGGGGCTGAATGGGTGGGGTGCCGCACCCAAGGGCTGTGCGAGGAAGATATAAACACGGGTGTGATGGACACGAGGCACGGCGTGTTTGTGAGGCAGGAGaacaatgaaattaattttgattCCCACATCAGGCACAAACTGCATCATTTTTCTTCCCAATAAAGAATTGCGCAGTGCTAGCTCCCGGTGTGGTATTgtgcaggcaaacacacactcactcgagcaaacttgcaaacacacagagccaatTACACAAAGAATTAGAGAATGCCAGATGTTCTTACCGCTAGCAATGAGCACTGAGGCCAGCACAATGGGGATCATGTTGATTGATGCTTCTGCTTGGGGACGGCAGGACACACAATCTCTTTTAAACTTTCTACCACAGGCAACACCCGCACTGAATGCGGCAACACACAGTCTCATTGGTCTGTTAAGGCCTCCAGGGACGGAGGTCGACCAATGGCAATGAGGGTCAGTGCAACTGGGCGAATGACGAATCACACAGGTGTGCTTTCTGGAACATTTCCCATGACCTTCATGTAGGGCTGCAATGTATGCTCCGTTACTTTGCAGTGGATGTGTGCATTCAGGGGGGCTCACATGTATACATGCACAGTAtatggatgtgtgtgcatgctgggGAGACATACTAGACAACCTCTACATGATCTAACCATCTATTTTCTTAACTCACCTTCACTCCTTTCTGTGACAAATTCTATTTCCATGAAACCTGGAATTAAATGCTTGCATAACAGCATGGGAAGCCAACATCTGGATTACAGGTGGATGCCTGTTTTCTCcgaaatgtaaaataaaaatccatcTTGGAGGCACTACTATGATAAATAACTAGGACAAAGAGGAACAGATGGTGTCGCTGGAGCAGAAAATATCGACAGCTTCACTCAAATCTTTTTGATTTGAAACGTACACCGTTCTGCAGTGAATTCTGCTGTGCCAGGGGTGTGAGACACGCTGACTGACCAAACGTATGACCAAACATGACACTCAACACATGCCGCATTCAAACAGTCTTGGTGTTGGAGTCTAGtccatgtttctgttgtgaagtaaaatgtgttacatccttttttattattattactgatagGGAGACACCAAACAGTGTTATTCAAAACCTTTGCAAATGTGGGACCAAAAGCACAAGAAAGGCTCCTCAAACACTTCTAGTCTGCAATGAATGAGACTGATTCACAGAAAAATGATTAGCAAAGATAAGCCGACTAACACCGCAGAAATGGATACAAATAAAGCCTCAAGGCCAAAATAATGAACAGCACCCCACACTAACTAGAAAATCAAAACTTAATTGGTCTACAGAATCAAACAGAAAGACAATACCGAGCTCTCTTGCAAACCACAAAACAGGAGGGAAAGGGTaagcaaaataaacagcagagaaTCCCCATCAGGCTCCTTTAAAGTTGccaaaaattaattaaaaagggCATTCATACCAGCtagacagcaaagacaaaaaatggGTTAAACTGAGCCGTATCAAGgtagaaaatatcaaaaacagaGTTGAACTAATAACAACAAACTCTTCAACAGCTGCACTAGACCGACAAACAGCTACACAGAGATTGTTCTTGGTCTCAAGGTGACTTTTTAAAGGTCTCGGTCTCGTCTCGGAGTCGACCGCATTTTGTCTCAGCCTTATCTCGATCTCAGACAAAGATGACTGGATTTTATTTCCAGGCcagtcaaaaacacaactgtagggaatgactgtttttttatataGTGTACTCAGTGTTGTTTTCTATAGGAAGACGAGACATGAAAACCTGACGCTTCCACAAAAGATTATACTGTGTTTGGTCGATGGCAAAACATAGAtgcatggaaacacatggaGACAAAAGAGGTGAATGAAAAAGAAGCTTAGTTCAGTTTTTTATGAGAATCAGATCCAGACGGCTTATGGCTTGCGTGTTCTCTGGCATGTTGACTCGGTCTCTCCCTGGTTTGGTCTTGATTTGGTCTCAGTTTGGGTGGTTCTTGACTTGGACGCTGACTTCCACATAAGGAAACAAATCATTGCACATGAAATCATGTGAAATGAGCCTAATTGCTTCTTTCACAAACAGACTTCCATATAAGAAATCAAACTGTTTACATGTGAATTGTATTCAAACGTATGTTCATATGCCATTGCCTTCTGTCACACGTGGATTAGAATGTCCATGAAAAGGTAGGCAACACTGGTTCTGTCTGTTGCAATACGGCTCCAGTGATGATTTAATGAAGTTCAGGGGTGGCTGATCCAGAGAGGGGCGTGGcagacctgaaacacacacacacacacacacagacaacttTATAGAAGAAAGTCAATGAAGGTAACAAGGACACAGGCTCAGGTGACTCATCATGCTCTCACTGTAAATCTGTCAAAGGCTCTAATATTACATGTCTCAATAAAGGTGAGGTGTTGCGGTGCAGTAATCAGGCAGGAGTCAGGAGACAAGGTGAAGGAGGAATTATAGCATTAGAACACAATTTGCTTGTATGTAACTATCTTGAAGGTGTTTATGGTGATGGTCTGTCACCACATTAGACAGGATCAGGTTGTGACATGCGCTGCTAAAAGGAGCCTTATCTCCAGTCACTGACCACCTTAAACAAACACCGCTGTAATGCAAAGTATTTCAGAGAACGTTTTTCATTAGGCCGCAGGCGGGACTTGTTGTTCATGAGTGATTTACTCTCCCAGCTCACCACTAGATGGGACAATTTATCTGTTTGGAAACCAAACTtgagttattttcttttacaaaagaGATAAAAGGAAGTCTATatgttgtgtctgtttgccGCAAGATACAACATCCAAGCTTTGAGTCATTTAGAAAATCAATCCTGAGTCTAACTGGGTTGCAGCACCTGAAAAGGAGGTCAGACAAAACTTTGATGCTGATCTGATAGTAAGAGAGCTTCATACACCTCTGAGAATACTTTGTAACTCATGACAGCTGGATctacaaaacagtgttgtttttaaagttttggttTCAAACTTTCAACAGAGCTTCCCTTCTCGTTTGCAGACTTGAGAAAATAGTTGataggatttttaaaaaaaaaatatgcatgaaAGGCCATTAGAGCAACAAAACAAGCGTCCACAAGCgtatacttgtgtgtgtgtgtgcatgtgtgtgtgtatgtgtgtgtccattccTGCGTGTGTGAGCTTCTCCACAGCTGCGATATCCAATTAACTGAGGGCTAATTTAAATTACTCTTCAAATCTCTAAAACATTGTCAAACTTATTACAGGCCAGTGTCCAGGATAGAGGCctccttttccattttctgattAAACCCCTTGTGTTCATTAAATTTGATAGTGGCCAGATGACACTGCACTTGTAATGAACCGAGGTGTGTGCTGAATTGGTATAActactttgaaaagaaaagagaaatcaagAGGAGATAGGAGTAATGGCGTTTTTGCAGCTAAACATATTAACCTGAACTTAAATATCACAGAGTTCAAAACCTCTGATCTCCAGAATCTGCTCCTGACCTCTTGAacatggtttttgttttttgttttttttatatttttttggccttttctcaGCTTTATCGAGACAACAACTGgagatagacaggaaacagaatgagagagagggggagtgacacaaaGAGCCCCCGGCTGGGACTTGAGCCCCTGTCTGCcacagcgaggacaaagcctctgtacatgggacacctgcTGTACCAGCTGAGTTAAATGGCACCACTGGCAGCTTGAATATGTTTACACGCAGTCTGATGCGGTCTGTCTTGTTGTTGGATGAGGCCTACTAGTTTCACGGCTGGGCAAAGCAGAACGCCTCATCGACTGAAACCCCCCCTGGGGGTCTGTATGTAACAGGTAAACTTCTGCGTGTTTTCCCTATCAGAACAGCAGCTGAACCCTGAATGACACTGTGTGAGGTTTATGGTTGGGTTATATCACACTGGGGCAGTAAACACTGTCCTGCCCATTGCCTTTCCCCATGTGGAGCAAAGGAGAAAGATTTTGCAATAAAGTATAAACATTATTGTGGCAGGTCGGCGGTGTTGGCtgcagtcagctgtgtgtgtatgtgtttgttttttttctttccttgcaTACCTCTTTGTATCCAACAACATCACCACTGGTATGTAGTGTGCCGTTGCACAGCGTGTTGGATCTTTTAGTTTTGTTGCAGTAGTATAATGTTTAGCTCAGTCTGATCCCATGTACATCCGTATTGTCAAGCTTTTTGCctatttaaaaatatacagcTGTATTTTCCAGGGGCTTCCTTATTTGCCACAGGCAGTGTGTTTTGAGCTGGAGGGCTGATATAAATCCAAACAtcgtctgtctgctgctgatgtgctttTATCATTATCCTTTCTACTGATGGTAACAGAAATCCTCCCCTGCCTTCGCCTTCCGATTCTTGgtgcatatgtttttttcattttgatgtcttGGTTTACTGTTGTTCTCAGCATTTTGGCTTATCATTCCTCAAAAAACTCCCATGTCGGGAACTACCGATTTAATTAAATCTCACAAGCACACATGACCGAACTGGTCTTCCCACAGATCTTGTATGTACTTGCCAGATTTCCATGTCTTTCATGCTGAGTGGGAGAGAGTAGCATGGGAGTACTGGGGCTGGGTGCAGTCTGTCTCGCTCCGTACAGTGCTGTAGTGTTTAGAAGTACTTACAGCttgaatgaattatttatttgatttggcATATGAGGCTCGTACTCTCTCGTGTATGCTAATAGTTTACAGTCACtccatgtttatattttcagtggATGTTTATATTTTCTCCTCGCTGCCTTTTTTCTGTGACAAATAAATCAACCCTCAGTTACCCATGTTCCAGGCACAGCAGCCCAGCCCAGTTTCACTGGAGACCATGTCAGGAGCTACTTTGAATGGGTAACTGGTGTActggcttgttttgtttgtctgatagTTCATTCCAGTAGATCTGATGGATATATTGGGGTGACTCCAATAATATTTTTTCAATaatgtgtgtttccaggtcttggagagtactactgcatatctGAAAagtataaagctttttgtggctccagaggaagatgcatgtaatctgatgatttgccaccagtgatgtcactcaatgtctaagctgcattgtgggtaatagAGGCATGagaaagagtttttttcttttctaagaAAGAAGATAGCAGTGAATAATAAAAGCAGTATCTCTGGTTCCGCTGtatcgattttgatcatttatttgcAAACTGTCTAACATTGTTCGGACTGGAAAGCTCGACCAGTGAACTGCTTTAAAAAACCgtgtgcctacattacccacgatgccgcttagccactgagtgacatcagtggcTCAGATGACATAGCCTGAGCTACCCTTTCATTTGACTTGCTAGACTGGATGTGTGCCTTAGACGGTGCCTGTAGGACATTGATTTACTTCCGTAATTTGGAACTGACGTGTATAAACACGTATTCCTAGTACGTGAATTTCACAAGTTAATTCTAtgctacagacacacaggagctTTTTTAGTTCATAGTTTGGCTGTTGACTTTATTCtctgtttgaaataaatgataTCTCTATATCAGATGTTGCACTGATACGCTGTGCACGAAGGAGGACTTTAAGCGTCCCAAATACAGCTTGTATTGTGTGTTATGTAGCTATATTAtagcaaattaaaatgttttttccattattCTGTTATTCAGTATTTCCAAAAGGAACACATTTGTAAGTCTGAACCTGTACAGCCTTCTCGTAATGTACATGAAACCCTTGGAGTGTCTTCTGGTGTATTCTAACTCCTACACCACAGTGATTATTAACTCCACAAACAGATATTTATTAAGAAATCTCAAACGCTGCTAATACTAATTAATTTGGCATTCACACAAATGTGATTTTAGCCTTGAAGGAAAAAggtcatccaaaaatgaaaattcagccattACCAACAGTATCACCGCTGTGCAGATACAAAgtcaggtggcagcagcaggcagctcgGGGCTGCAGTGATAAACGCTGTTGCATCACAGCAAGAAGGTCCATGTGTTTGAATCCTGCTCCAGCTGGATCCTTCTGTGCAGGGTTTGCATGTTCTTTGCAGGTTCTACAACATCACAACATGCACACTAGCTGATCTTGTCCTTGACCGGGGGAATGGTTTAGATCCATGGTCCCTGGGCACAAACTTCTCCCACTGTTCCTTCGGAatgattttccttttaaaacataaaaaaaataaacaccccCCCTCCAAAGCCATATTCTTCATTGCTTAGCCAAAAGCATTTAAAACCCTCTCCAGAGTGGATGAATGAGCTTTACAAGGGTTTGAATGACATCTTTTTCAAACCAGTTTTAGATCTCAGGACTTGGATGACACCAGACAGGTtgtatgtgtttcattttatttctttttacagttaaaaagtTTACTAccatctacttcagttatttaggaGAATCCTACAAcgctgttttgccgtgaagcaccagaaatgttttgtggactacaaaacatcACACGACTTTAGGCATGGGGGTGAGTATATCAGTTTTAAAGTTTACTTCTAAGTATTGCTGCAACCTTATTCCTCTACCAAACAATTATGAAACAGAATATAAGAGACCTGCATGTTATTTAGGTGTTATTTGtcaatttacttttttattaatCTGTCTTTCTCCACATTTGAGTGTTCTCCCTCTGAGTATAGTTCTTCTTCATTACAGCATGTCATGtaatttatacacacacatgtctGTGGAGTTAATCATAGCAATTTGGTTTTGGAAGTAGCACAACTATTTAAGATCCTGGAGGCCTGTTTTTGCGCTGTGCAGGGTTATTTAGGGTTTAGTGAAGCTTGCAATGTCATTGAACTTAAATAGTAGTGCTTACCAGAATTGGACACATAAGCTGAGTATTTCCCAAGCAATTAACACTGAGTGGTCATTGGCAAAAAAG is a window from the Acanthopagrus latus isolate v.2019 chromosome 5, fAcaLat1.1, whole genome shotgun sequence genome containing:
- the ela3l gene encoding elastase 3 like — encoded protein: MRLCVAAFSAGVACGRKFKRDCVSCRPQAEASINMIPIVLASVLIASALGCGTPPIQPLTTRVVNGVDAKPHSWPWQISLQYERDSEWRHTCGGSLIAANWVMTAAHCINTKFNYRVFVGKHNLVEEEAGSKAIVPEKIVVHEKWNPIFVAFGNDIALIKLSESVPLTDHVQLGCIPPAETVLSNLYPCYITGWGRLYTGGPIADKLQQALMPVADYATCSQPDWWGIAVRTTMVCAGGDGIVAGCNGDSGGPLNCKNADGAWEVHGIASFVSGLGCNYEKKPTVFTRVSAFNSWIDQVMMNN